From one Populus alba chromosome 17, ASM523922v2, whole genome shotgun sequence genomic stretch:
- the LOC118028825 gene encoding GDSL esterase/lipase At5g37690, whose product MAMLGLALAAFILAAKATTLASAASLVTFIFGDSLTEVGNNKYLQYSLARSDYPWYGIDFPGGKATGRFTNGMTVGDRISAKLGIPSPPPFLSLSENDDAFLTGVNYASGGAGILNETGLYFIQRLSFYDQIECFKKTKKSIKAKIGGRAANKLCNEAMYFIGLGSNDYVNNFLQPFLADGQQYSSDEFVELLISTLDKQLSMLYHLGARKVVFHGLGPLGCIPSQRVKSKTGRCLKRVNEYVLEFNSRVKELIATLNQRFPNAKLTFADTYGDVLDLIDNPTAYGFKISNTSCCNVDTTIGGLCLPNSKLCRNRKDYVFWDAFHPSDAANAILAEKLFSTLFSGPQSVSPTPSH is encoded by the exons ATGGCAATGCTAGGACTGGCTTTGGCTGCTTTCATTCTTGCAGCAAAGGCGACAACATTGGCATCAGCTGCTTCACTTGTCACGTTTATTTTTGGTGACTCATTGACAGAAGTTGGAAACAACAAGTATCTTCAATATTCTCTTGCAAGGTCTGATTATCCGTGGTATGGGATCGATTTTCCTGGTGGAAAGGCAACAGGAAGGTTCACAAATGGGATGACTGTTGGTGATAGAATTT CTGCAAAACTTGGAATTCCCTCTCCGCCACCTTTCCTTTCTTTGTCAGAGAATGATGATGCATTCCTTACGGGGGTTAATTATGCATCTGGTGGAGCAGGAATTCTTAATGAGACAGGattatatttt ATTCAGAGATTATCCTTTTACGATCAGATAGAGTGCTTTAAGAAGACTAAGAAATCAATCAAGGCTAAAATAGGAGGACGTGCTGCCAACAAACTTTGCAATGAGGCCATGTACTTCATTGGACTTG GCAGTAATGACTATGTCAACAATTTTTTACAGCCCTTTTTAGCAGATGGTCAGCAGTACTCATCTGATGAGTTTGTGGAGCTCCTGATATCTACACTGGACAAACAGCTTTCG ATGCTATACCACCTGGGTGCCAGAAAGGTTGTCTTCCATGGGCTTGGTCCTCTTGGCTGCATTCCTTCTCAGAGGGTGAAATCAAAGACAGGTCGATGCTTAAAGAGAGTAAACGAGTATGTGTTAGAATTCAACTCCAGAGTTAAGGAGCTGATCGCCACTCTAAACCAACGATTCCCAAATGCAAAACTAACATTTGCAGATACGTACGGAGATGTTTTGGACTTGATTGATAATCCCACTGCTTATG gcTTCAAGATCTCCAACACCTCATGCTGCAACGTGGATACCACCATAGGTGGTTTATGCTTGCCTAACTCAAAATTATGCAGAAACCGGAAGGACTACGTGTTCTGGGATGCATTCCATCCTTCTGATGCAGCAAACGCAATACTAGCAGAAAAGTTATTTTCCACCCTGTTCTCAGGCCCGCAATCTGTGTCACCAACACCTTCTCATTGA